A window from Herbaspirillum sp. meg3 encodes these proteins:
- the fliP gene encoding flagellar type III secretion system pore protein FliP (The bacterial flagellar biogenesis protein FliP forms a type III secretion system (T3SS)-type pore required for flagellar assembly.), protein MAAVRTFLARSPSWLRLLPVLLLCLPLAASAQGLPAFTSTPSAGGGQTYNLSIQTMLFLTSLSFIPAALLMMTCFTRIVIVLSLLRQALGTSSTPPTQVLVGLSLFLTFFVMGPVFDKIYVDAYQPFSENKISMIDAMEKGSGPLKEFMLKQTRQSDLALYVKLSHSPDLQGPEDVPLRLLIPAFITSELKTAFQISFAIFIPFLIIDMVVASILMSMGMMMMSPAIVSLPFKLMLFVLVDGWQLLIGSLAESFY, encoded by the coding sequence ATGGCAGCAGTTAGAACATTCCTGGCGCGCTCACCTTCCTGGCTGCGCCTGTTGCCGGTCCTGTTGCTTTGCCTGCCGCTTGCGGCTTCTGCGCAGGGATTGCCGGCCTTCACCAGCACACCGTCTGCCGGCGGCGGTCAGACCTACAACCTCAGCATCCAGACGATGCTGTTCCTCACATCGCTGTCTTTCATTCCTGCGGCGCTGCTGATGATGACCTGTTTCACCCGCATCGTCATCGTGCTATCGCTGCTGCGTCAGGCGCTTGGTACCTCGTCGACGCCACCGACGCAAGTGCTGGTCGGTCTGTCGTTGTTCCTGACGTTTTTCGTCATGGGGCCGGTGTTCGACAAGATCTACGTCGACGCCTATCAGCCGTTTTCGGAGAACAAGATTTCCATGATTGATGCAATGGAAAAAGGCTCCGGCCCGCTCAAAGAATTTATGCTGAAGCAAACGCGCCAGTCTGACCTCGCCCTGTACGTCAAGCTGTCGCACAGCCCGGATCTGCAGGGTCCTGAGGACGTGCCGCTGCGACTGTTGATCCCGGCGTTCATCACCAGCGAACTCAAGACTGCATTCCAGATCAGTTTTGCTATTTTCATCCCCTTCCTGATCATCGATATGGTTGTCGCCAGTATTCTGATGTCCATGGGGATGATGATGATGTCACCCGCCATTGTTTCGCTGCCGTTCAAACTGATGCTGTTCGTGCTTGTCGACGGTTGGCAGTTGCTGATCGGCTCGCTGGCGGAAAGTTTTTACTAA
- the fliL gene encoding flagellar basal body-associated protein FliL: MATKAAKPAAKGAEAEAPAPKSKKMLFIIVGVVLLLVIGGGAAAFMMMGSKAKKGGEDHPKEEAASKVPVFVVIEPFVVNLQQETGDQFLQVALTLQVPNAETAETLKVFMPQVRSRLLMVLSSKKASELLTSEGKRNLTDEIIDQLGEPFAGGGKGPTITDVFYTSFVIQQQ; this comes from the coding sequence ATGGCAACAAAAGCAGCAAAACCGGCAGCCAAGGGGGCTGAAGCAGAAGCGCCGGCACCAAAGTCGAAAAAAATGCTCTTCATCATTGTGGGCGTCGTTCTGTTGCTGGTGATCGGCGGCGGTGCGGCCGCCTTCATGATGATGGGCAGCAAAGCGAAAAAAGGCGGGGAAGATCATCCCAAAGAAGAGGCTGCCTCCAAGGTGCCGGTCTTTGTCGTGATCGAACCTTTCGTGGTCAACCTGCAGCAAGAAACCGGCGACCAGTTCTTGCAAGTCGCCCTCACACTGCAAGTACCGAATGCGGAAACTGCAGAAACGCTTAAAGTCTTCATGCCGCAAGTTCGCAGCCGTTTGCTGATGGTGTTGTCCAGCAAAAAAGCTTCCGAATTGCTGACCAGCGAAGGCAAACGCAATCTGACCGATGAAATCATCGATCAACTGGGTGAACCATTTGCCGGCGGCGGCAAAGGTCCGACAATTACCGACGTGTTTTATACCTCTTTCGTGATTCAACAGCAGTAG
- the fliN gene encoding flagellar motor switch protein FliN: MAEDNVDQTAAEDDPWGAALAEQTQAEESQKKVPEEEGIAAKPAEATIFKDLSAADLQTNTPNDIDFILDIPVQLTVELGRTKIAIKNLLQLAQGSVVELDGMAGEPMDVLVNGCLIAQGEVVVVNDKFGIRLTDIITPAERIRKLNR; this comes from the coding sequence ATGGCTGAAGATAACGTTGACCAAACAGCGGCGGAAGACGATCCGTGGGGTGCCGCGTTGGCCGAACAAACGCAGGCTGAAGAGTCACAGAAAAAAGTTCCGGAAGAAGAAGGCATCGCCGCCAAGCCGGCTGAAGCAACCATTTTCAAAGACCTCAGCGCTGCTGACCTGCAAACCAATACACCGAATGATATCGACTTCATCCTCGACATCCCGGTACAGCTGACAGTCGAACTGGGTCGCACCAAGATCGCTATCAAGAACCTGCTGCAATTGGCACAGGGTTCCGTGGTCGAACTGGACGGCATGGCCGGCGAACCGATGGATGTGCTCGTCAACGGCTGCCTGATTGCACAAGGCGAAGTCGTGGTGGTGAACGACAAGTTCGGTATCCGCCTGACTGACATCATTACCCCCGCAGAACGCATTCGCAAGCTGAATAGATGA
- a CDS encoding MacB family efflux pump subunit: MNTPLLELRNLYREFPAGEQTITVLNDVNLRIHAGEMLAIVGASGSGKSTLMNILGCLDKPTRGSYVIAGRETGQLTPDELAQLRREHFGFIFQRYHLLPDLTALGNVEIPAIYAGKERTSRHDRAAGLLRRLGLADRMQHKPGQLSGGQQQRVSIARALMNGGQVILADEPTGALDSHSGQEVISILKELHAEGHTVIIVTHDMQVAEHAQRIIEISDGVIINDRRKASAALPEKPSSPPPKTAPVVTMWRAGLDRLSEAFHMSLLAMNAHRLRTFLTMLGIIIGIASVVSVVALGAGSRERILKDISAMGTNTIDVFPGSDFGDMKASAIRTLVPADADALAQQAYVDSVTPSVATTSSVRYRNVSVSAQISGVGEQYFRVRGLAMTDGQSFDRSSVERRAQEVVIDANTRQKLFAEGVNPLGEVILLGSVPCRIIGVTKKQESGFGNNDSLNVWVPYTTAMSRLLGQNYLKGVTVRVSDSVSSAAAEQGIVKLMTLRHRTKDFYVFNTDSIRQTIEKTTATLTLLVSMIAVISLIVGGIGVMNIMLVSVTERTREIGVRMAVGARQSDIMQQFLIEAVLVCLSGGLLGVLLALSFGALFASFSKNFAMVYSTTSIISAFVCSTLIGVVFGFLPARNAAQLDPVDALSRE, encoded by the coding sequence ATGAATACACCCTTACTTGAACTACGGAATCTGTATCGCGAGTTTCCGGCCGGAGAGCAGACAATCACCGTTCTCAACGACGTCAACCTTCGCATCCATGCAGGTGAGATGCTGGCCATTGTCGGCGCATCCGGCTCGGGGAAATCGACGCTGATGAACATCCTCGGCTGCCTCGATAAACCGACACGCGGGAGCTATGTCATCGCAGGCCGGGAAACCGGTCAGCTCACGCCCGATGAACTGGCGCAGCTGCGCCGGGAGCATTTCGGCTTCATCTTTCAACGCTACCATCTCTTGCCGGATCTGACCGCGCTCGGCAATGTCGAGATCCCGGCCATCTATGCCGGCAAGGAGCGCACCAGCCGTCATGATCGCGCCGCCGGACTGCTGCGACGCCTTGGGTTGGCTGACCGCATGCAGCACAAGCCCGGACAACTCTCTGGCGGACAACAGCAACGCGTGAGCATTGCGCGTGCACTGATGAATGGAGGCCAGGTCATCCTCGCCGACGAACCCACCGGCGCGCTCGACAGCCACAGCGGCCAGGAAGTCATCAGCATCCTCAAGGAACTTCACGCTGAAGGCCACACCGTCATCATCGTCACGCATGACATGCAGGTCGCGGAACATGCTCAGCGCATCATTGAAATCAGCGATGGCGTGATCATCAACGACCGCCGCAAAGCGTCAGCGGCGTTACCCGAAAAGCCATCCTCACCGCCCCCAAAAACGGCACCTGTTGTGACCATGTGGCGCGCCGGTCTGGATCGATTGTCCGAAGCCTTCCACATGTCCCTGCTGGCGATGAATGCGCATCGCCTGCGTACCTTCCTGACGATGCTGGGGATCATCATCGGTATCGCCTCCGTGGTATCCGTGGTGGCGCTCGGCGCCGGGTCACGCGAGCGTATTCTCAAAGACATCAGCGCCATGGGCACCAACACCATCGACGTTTTTCCCGGTAGTGATTTCGGCGATATGAAAGCCTCGGCGATACGCACGCTGGTGCCCGCAGATGCGGATGCATTGGCGCAGCAAGCTTATGTCGACAGCGTCACGCCAAGTGTGGCGACAACATCGTCGGTGCGTTATCGCAATGTGTCGGTCAGTGCGCAGATCAGCGGCGTGGGCGAGCAATATTTCCGGGTGCGCGGACTCGCCATGACGGACGGACAAAGCTTTGACCGCAGCAGCGTGGAACGCCGCGCTCAAGAAGTCGTCATCGATGCCAATACACGCCAAAAACTGTTTGCCGAAGGCGTCAATCCGCTCGGCGAAGTGATCCTTCTCGGCAGTGTTCCCTGCCGGATTATTGGCGTGACGAAGAAGCAGGAAAGCGGTTTCGGCAACAACGATAGTTTGAATGTCTGGGTGCCGTACACCACCGCCATGAGCCGCCTGCTGGGACAAAATTATCTGAAAGGCGTCACGGTGCGTGTCAGTGACAGTGTCTCGTCCGCCGCCGCCGAACAAGGCATCGTGAAACTGATGACATTGCGTCATCGCACCAAAGACTTCTACGTCTTCAACACGGACAGCATTCGCCAGACTATCGAAAAAACGACTGCCACACTGACTTTGCTGGTATCGATGATCGCGGTTATTTCACTGATCGTCGGTGGTATCGGCGTCATGAACATCATGCTGGTATCAGTCACCGAACGTACGCGCGAAATTGGCGTACGCATGGCTGTCGGCGCGCGCCAAAGCGACATCATGCAACAGTTTTTGATCGAGGCGGTGCTGGTATGTCTGTCGGGCGGTTTGCTCGGCGTCTTGCTGGCGTTGTCGTTCGGCGCCTTGTTCGCCAGCTTCAGCAAAAACTTCGCGATGGTGTATTCGACGACCTCCATCATCTCTGCCTTCGTCTGCTCCACCCTGATCGGCGTCGTGTTCGGCTTCCTTCCTGCGCGCAATGCGGCGCAACTTGATCCGGTCGATGCACTGTCGAGAGAATAA
- a CDS encoding efflux RND transporter periplasmic adaptor subunit, which translates to MNIRQKKILRYALIVALALVLLAFAKLAFYPSTVEPNYLTATAERRDIQDTVLASGTIKAFKQVSVGAQASGQIKSLKVALGDQVKKGQLVAEIDSLTQENALKTAEAELEDTRAQLRAKEATLKQSELAYQRQQQMLAQDASSRENYETAEATLNTTRADIAALKAQIDKGKISVDTARVTLGYTKITAPIDGTVVAIVAQEGQTVNANQSTPTIIKVARMDTVTIKAQISEADVTRVHTGQQVYFTILGEPDKRYTTTLRSIEPAPDSILQDDTSTTSTTSTTSSSTSTAIYYNGLLDVPNPDGKLRISMTTQVYVVLAEARNAVVVPSTALGERDADGRYTVRVLDAQGKGTATARKVRIGINTNANVQITEGLNAGERVVIGNSNGADAVTTNTRRGPPPMM; encoded by the coding sequence ATGAATATCCGACAAAAGAAAATCCTCCGCTACGCCCTCATTGTTGCTCTCGCCCTGGTGCTTTTGGCCTTTGCCAAACTGGCTTTTTACCCGTCGACGGTGGAGCCCAATTACCTGACGGCCACTGCTGAGCGACGCGACATTCAAGATACCGTTCTTGCCAGCGGCACCATCAAAGCATTCAAGCAAGTCAGCGTCGGCGCTCAGGCCTCAGGCCAGATCAAGTCGCTCAAGGTTGCACTGGGAGATCAGGTCAAGAAAGGCCAGCTGGTCGCCGAAATCGACTCGCTCACGCAAGAGAACGCGCTGAAAACCGCCGAAGCGGAACTGGAAGATACCCGCGCACAATTACGCGCCAAAGAAGCGACCTTGAAGCAATCCGAACTCGCCTACCAACGTCAGCAGCAAATGCTGGCACAGGACGCCAGCTCGCGCGAGAATTACGAGACTGCCGAAGCCACGCTCAATACCACCAGAGCGGACATCGCCGCCCTCAAGGCGCAAATCGACAAGGGCAAGATCTCCGTCGATACCGCTCGCGTGACCCTCGGCTATACGAAGATCACTGCACCGATCGACGGTACCGTTGTGGCTATCGTTGCGCAGGAAGGCCAGACCGTCAATGCCAATCAAAGTACGCCGACCATCATCAAGGTCGCGCGCATGGACACGGTCACCATCAAAGCGCAAATCTCGGAAGCAGACGTCACTCGCGTCCACACCGGGCAACAGGTGTACTTCACCATTCTCGGCGAACCCGACAAACGCTACACCACCACGTTGCGCTCCATCGAACCAGCACCGGATTCGATCTTGCAGGACGACACCTCGACAACATCCACCACGTCGACCACCAGCAGCAGCACATCGACGGCGATCTATTACAACGGCTTGCTGGATGTTCCCAACCCCGACGGCAAGCTGCGGATCTCCATGACCACGCAGGTATATGTCGTGCTGGCAGAAGCGCGCAATGCCGTCGTCGTCCCATCCACTGCACTGGGTGAACGCGATGCCGACGGCCGCTACACTGTGCGCGTACTCGATGCGCAAGGTAAAGGCACCGCTACCGCACGCAAGGTGCGTATCGGCATCAACACCAACGCCAACGTACAAATCACGGAAGGCCTGAACGCTGGAGAGCGTGTCGTCATCGGCAACAGCAACGGCGCAGATGCTGTCACTACCAACACTCGCCGCGGTCCGCCGCCAATGATGTAA
- the fliO gene encoding flagellar biosynthetic protein FliO, translating to MSRPSRLSLTLACRFYSRSVYSLIAVIPAALAAGAVQAAEQQPAAALPSTTGSIFTMLFGLIAVLALMVGIAWLFKRSGLAPNTNGNAVAKIIGGVSVGTRERVMVIEVADQWIVVGVAPGRVNTLATMPRQEHVAAPASTASANFASWLKQTIDKRNGSS from the coding sequence ATGAGCCGTCCAAGTCGCCTCAGCCTTACTCTTGCTTGCAGGTTTTACAGCCGCAGCGTCTACAGCCTCATTGCAGTTATACCGGCAGCGCTCGCTGCCGGTGCGGTTCAGGCGGCCGAGCAGCAACCGGCCGCCGCGCTCCCCTCCACGACCGGCAGCATCTTTACCATGCTATTTGGCCTGATCGCCGTGCTGGCGCTCATGGTCGGTATCGCATGGCTGTTCAAGCGCAGCGGTCTGGCGCCGAACACCAACGGCAATGCAGTGGCAAAAATCATCGGCGGCGTCAGCGTCGGTACGCGTGAGCGCGTTATGGTCATTGAAGTCGCTGACCAGTGGATCGTGGTCGGCGTCGCTCCAGGACGCGTCAACACCTTGGCCACCATGCCGCGTCAGGAGCATGTCGCAGCACCGGCCTCCACGGCGTCCGCCAACTTCGCCTCCTGGCTCAAACAAACTATCGATAAGCGTAATGGCAGCAGTTAG
- the flgL gene encoding flagellar hook-associated protein FlgL encodes MRISTNMIYQLSNNDLTSMQGGILKLNQQINAGQTVLLPSDDPIAAARALDLAQTQALNTQFATNRNNANSSLATVSNALSSVTDMMSKLKSDIIAAGNASFSNAERANMASELKGNLNEMLGFANSTDGLGNYVFGGYKSGAAPFSFDDSGNIVYNGDQGAQTLQVGATRQMEISVSGQSVFQGNGVDTFKMMQNMITLLSVPTTEAANNADTTAANTFEYPPSSGQFPIQAYKTAQAALDAAKPTDPNYATLLTQAANAKLLSDKADAARTPIAGSQAALTRTLNSFQASITSQMSNIEAATASVGARQNELDNLDAQGKVLDQQYTQTTNDLLGRNLSDTTELVSQLALQQQYLQAAQKVFVSTTSLTLLNYLK; translated from the coding sequence ATGCGTATCAGCACCAATATGATTTATCAGTTGAGCAACAATGATCTGACCAGCATGCAGGGTGGGATTTTAAAGCTCAACCAGCAAATTAACGCGGGCCAGACTGTCTTACTTCCGTCCGATGACCCGATTGCCGCTGCGCGCGCACTGGACTTGGCTCAGACGCAAGCGCTGAATACCCAGTTTGCGACTAATCGCAATAATGCCAACAGCTCCCTGGCAACTGTCAGCAATGCGCTGAGCAGCGTCACCGACATGATGTCCAAGCTCAAATCGGACATCATTGCTGCCGGTAATGCATCATTTTCCAACGCCGAGCGTGCCAACATGGCGTCGGAACTGAAGGGTAATCTCAACGAAATGCTGGGCTTTGCCAATTCCACCGATGGCCTGGGCAATTACGTGTTTGGCGGTTATAAGAGCGGCGCTGCACCGTTTTCTTTCGACGACTCGGGCAACATCGTTTATAACGGTGACCAAGGTGCGCAAACGCTGCAAGTCGGGGCGACACGTCAGATGGAAATCAGTGTTTCGGGACAGTCAGTGTTTCAAGGCAATGGTGTGGATACATTCAAGATGATGCAGAACATGATCACCTTGTTGTCCGTGCCGACCACAGAGGCGGCAAATAACGCCGACACCACGGCCGCCAATACATTTGAATATCCCCCGAGTTCAGGCCAGTTCCCGATTCAGGCATACAAGACAGCACAAGCCGCACTCGACGCAGCCAAGCCAACCGATCCCAACTACGCGACACTGTTGACACAAGCTGCCAATGCCAAACTGTTGTCCGACAAAGCCGATGCGGCGCGTACGCCGATTGCTGGAAGTCAGGCCGCCTTGACGCGTACTTTGAATTCGTTCCAGGCCTCGATCACTTCGCAGATGAGTAATATCGAAGCCGCGACAGCATCGGTGGGTGCGCGTCAGAACGAACTGGATAACCTTGATGCACAGGGCAAGGTGTTGGATCAGCAATACACTCAGACAACCAACGATTTGCTGGGTCGTAACCTGAGCGATACGACTGAACTGGTTAGCCAATTGGCTCTTCAGCAGCAATATCTGCAAGCAGCACAAAAAGTGTTTGTGTCGACTACCAGTCTGACGCTGTTGAACTACCTCAAGTAA
- the fliM gene encoding flagellar motor switch protein FliM: MAEHFLSQEEVDALLRGVTGDEDEEKLVEEAPGTVRNYNLATQERIVRGRMPTLEIINERFARLFRIGLFNFIHRTAEISVGPVKVAKYSEFIRNLVVPTNLNLVHIKPFRGIGLVVFDPQFVFLLVDNMFGGDGRFHTRIEGREFTPTEQRIIMRVLEICFENYAKSWEPIYPIEFEYIRSELNTQFANIATPNEVVVSTTFTVELGPVSGEIHICTPYSMIEPVRDKLTSSMQGEALEVDKRWIRLMKQQIQTAEVELIANFGTARVTFTDLLNMQVGDVIPLQTVTPVTAQVDGVPVMECSYGKLNGQYALRVEKLLSITHNETPESIQGEQNG; encoded by the coding sequence ATGGCCGAACACTTTCTATCCCAGGAAGAAGTCGATGCACTCCTAAGAGGAGTGACGGGGGACGAAGACGAAGAAAAGCTCGTCGAAGAAGCCCCCGGGACGGTACGTAACTACAATCTTGCGACGCAAGAGCGTATTGTGCGCGGCCGTATGCCGACGCTCGAAATCATCAATGAGCGTTTCGCCCGACTCTTCCGTATCGGCCTGTTCAACTTCATTCACCGTACGGCCGAGATTTCAGTCGGTCCGGTGAAAGTCGCCAAGTACAGCGAATTCATCCGTAATCTGGTCGTGCCGACCAACCTGAACCTGGTCCATATCAAGCCGTTCCGAGGTATTGGCCTGGTGGTGTTCGATCCGCAGTTCGTGTTTCTGCTGGTCGACAACATGTTCGGTGGCGATGGCCGTTTCCACACCCGCATCGAAGGTCGTGAATTTACGCCGACCGAGCAACGTATCATCATGCGCGTGCTGGAGATCTGTTTCGAAAACTATGCAAAGTCATGGGAGCCGATTTACCCGATCGAATTCGAGTACATCCGCTCTGAGCTGAACACGCAGTTCGCCAATATTGCCACCCCGAACGAAGTCGTGGTCTCGACCACCTTCACTGTCGAACTGGGCCCGGTCAGCGGCGAGATTCACATCTGCACACCCTACTCGATGATCGAGCCGGTTCGCGACAAGCTCACCAGCAGCATGCAAGGTGAAGCGCTGGAAGTCGACAAGCGCTGGATCCGCCTGATGAAGCAACAGATTCAGACTGCCGAAGTTGAGCTCATTGCCAACTTCGGCACCGCCCGTGTCACATTTACCGACTTGCTGAACATGCAGGTCGGCGATGTCATCCCTCTGCAAACCGTCACGCCGGTCACTGCGCAGGTTGATGGCGTCCCCGTGATGGAATGCAGCTATGGCAAATTAAACGGTCAATACGCATTACGCGTCGAAAAACTGCTATCCATCACACATAACGAAACACCGGAAAGTATTCAAGGAGAGCAGAATGGCTGA
- a CDS encoding efflux transporter outer membrane subunit, which yields MKKHLTFNLGFRPAALAAAMLSTSLLSACGSLVQTPYVAPKTAIPATWTHSNDRDALDGGKWWRHFGDTNLDRLIDEALRRNNDLAAATIKVRRAQLQAGIAADERLPALSSSTSTTYNRYLRNDRSSYKTSSTAVTLSYEADLWGKLGSQYDAKKWEALATEQDRESTALSLIGTTANLYWQTAYLNQRIALSLESIAYAEKTLALVRTQYQAGAVSSLEVLEAEQNLSTQQSTHTELLQQQVEAANSLALLFDGPPGKSYPSPQRLPEQALPQLQAGLPADLLGRRPDLRAAELRLRESLATVDYTRASYYPSLTLTAAGGGSSQDLRNVLLNPIGTLGAGLMLPFLQWNQMQLNIKSSQADYESAVVSFRQTLYTALADVENALSAHEQYANQGALLEKNLKAAQTTERLYELRYRTGYVALKDWLDAQEKRRTAEVSLAQNRLNRLNNQMTLYQALGGDMQSEDRLAAMRSGSE from the coding sequence ATGAAGAAACACCTTACCTTCAACCTTGGGTTCCGTCCTGCTGCCTTGGCTGCAGCCATGCTGTCCACCAGCTTGCTGAGCGCCTGCGGCTCGCTGGTGCAAACACCCTATGTCGCCCCCAAGACTGCGATCCCCGCGACCTGGACTCATAGCAATGACCGTGATGCACTCGATGGAGGCAAATGGTGGCGACATTTTGGCGACACCAATCTCGATCGTCTGATCGATGAAGCACTGCGCCGCAATAATGATCTTGCCGCGGCTACCATCAAGGTGCGCCGCGCACAGCTTCAGGCTGGTATCGCTGCGGACGAACGCCTGCCTGCCTTGAGCTCCAGTACGTCGACCACTTACAACCGCTATCTGCGCAATGATCGCAGCAGCTACAAGACAAGCTCCACGGCGGTGACGCTGAGTTATGAAGCCGATCTCTGGGGCAAGCTTGGCAGCCAATATGACGCGAAAAAATGGGAAGCCCTGGCTACTGAACAAGATCGTGAAAGCACCGCCCTCAGCCTGATCGGTACGACCGCCAATCTGTACTGGCAAACCGCCTATCTGAATCAGCGTATCGCGCTCAGTCTGGAAAGCATTGCCTACGCCGAGAAGACGCTCGCGCTGGTGCGTACGCAATACCAGGCAGGCGCCGTATCCTCATTGGAGGTATTGGAAGCAGAGCAGAATCTCTCGACACAACAGTCGACGCATACCGAGCTCCTGCAACAACAGGTTGAAGCGGCCAACTCGCTCGCCCTGCTCTTCGACGGCCCACCGGGGAAAAGCTATCCGTCGCCGCAACGCTTGCCCGAGCAAGCATTGCCGCAGCTACAGGCCGGGCTGCCTGCGGATCTTCTTGGACGCCGTCCGGATCTGCGTGCAGCGGAATTGCGCCTGCGCGAATCTCTCGCCACCGTTGACTACACCCGCGCCAGCTACTATCCCAGTCTTACACTCACTGCTGCTGGAGGCGGCAGCAGCCAGGACCTTCGCAATGTCTTGCTCAATCCGATCGGAACGCTTGGGGCCGGGCTGATGCTGCCGTTTTTGCAGTGGAACCAGATGCAGCTCAACATCAAGTCCTCGCAAGCAGACTATGAGAGCGCCGTGGTGAGCTTTCGCCAGACGCTCTATACCGCACTTGCCGATGTCGAAAACGCACTATCGGCGCACGAGCAATACGCTAACCAGGGAGCTTTGCTGGAGAAGAATCTGAAAGCGGCACAGACAACGGAACGTCTCTATGAGCTACGCTACCGGACAGGGTATGTGGCCTTGAAAGACTGGCTGGACGCGCAGGAAAAGCGCCGCACAGCAGAAGTGTCGCTGGCGCAGAACCGGCTTAACCGGTTAAATAACCAGATGACGCTGTATCAGGCGCTGGGTGGTGACATGCAAAGCGAAGACAGGCTTGCGGCGATGCGGTCAGGAAGCGAGTAA
- the fliR gene encoding flagellar biosynthetic protein FliR — MINFTSDQLAIWIASFIWPLTRILGLLSIAPPFGSASVPMLVKILLGVMISLVIAPDVPIPPALDPASITGLMILLQQLLIGLAMGFAVRLVFAAIEMAGELTSNTMGLGFAVFFDPQSQGRTSAISQLFSLLGTLVFLSINGHLVLVAVMADSFHTLPITAAPITAEGFHYLALSGARIFSMGLQLSLPMLVALLITNVALGILTRAAPQLNLFGIGFPITMVAGFVLIAVCLPYMLTPMQHFLNDTVETVRMLGGMATIPPMPKR; from the coding sequence ATGATCAACTTCACCAGCGATCAGCTTGCAATCTGGATCGCCTCCTTCATCTGGCCCTTGACCCGTATCCTCGGGTTGTTGTCGATTGCGCCGCCATTCGGCAGCGCCAGCGTGCCGATGCTGGTCAAGATCCTGCTGGGCGTGATGATCTCGCTGGTGATCGCTCCCGATGTTCCGATACCGCCTGCGCTTGATCCGGCCTCAATCACCGGTCTGATGATCCTGCTTCAGCAATTGCTGATCGGCTTGGCGATGGGATTTGCAGTGCGTCTGGTATTTGCCGCCATCGAAATGGCCGGTGAACTGACCAGTAACACCATGGGCCTGGGTTTTGCGGTGTTCTTCGACCCACAATCGCAAGGCCGCACTTCTGCAATCAGTCAGTTGTTTTCACTGCTGGGCACGCTCGTGTTCCTGAGCATCAACGGCCATCTGGTTCTTGTCGCCGTGATGGCGGACAGCTTCCACACGCTGCCAATTACGGCTGCGCCGATCACAGCGGAAGGATTTCACTACCTCGCCCTGTCAGGCGCACGTATCTTCAGCATGGGCCTGCAATTGTCCCTGCCGATGCTGGTGGCACTGTTGATCACCAACGTCGCCTTGGGCATCCTTACGCGCGCTGCGCCGCAGTTGAACCTGTTCGGTATCGGCTTTCCCATCACCATGGTGGCCGGCTTCGTGCTCATTGCCGTCTGTTTGCCCTACATGCTCACGCCGATGCAACACTTCCTCAATGACACCGTGGAAACAGTGCGCATGCTGGGCGGCATGGCGACCATACCGCCGATGCCCAAGCGCTGA
- the fliQ gene encoding flagellar biosynthesis protein FliQ has protein sequence MTPESVMSLGRHAMEITLMIAAPMLLTALVIGLLVSIFQAATQINEATLSFIPKLVGVFLALIIAGPWMISVMLDYMRLMFTGIPAMVQ, from the coding sequence ATGACTCCTGAAAGCGTAATGTCCCTTGGCCGCCATGCCATGGAAATCACCCTGATGATCGCCGCACCGATGTTGCTGACCGCATTGGTAATCGGTCTGCTCGTCAGTATTTTCCAGGCCGCGACGCAGATCAATGAAGCCACGCTGTCTTTCATTCCCAAACTGGTCGGGGTATTTTTAGCGCTGATCATTGCAGGCCCCTGGATGATCAGTGTCATGCTGGACTACATGCGCCTGATGTTCACCGGCATTCCCGCGATGGTGCAATAG